In Anomalospiza imberbis isolate Cuckoo-Finch-1a 21T00152 chromosome 19, ASM3175350v1, whole genome shotgun sequence, a genomic segment contains:
- the ZNF207 gene encoding BUB3-interacting and GLEBS motif-containing protein ZNF207 isoform X5 has translation MGRKKKKQLKPWCWYCNRDFDDEKILIQHQKAKHFKCHICHKKLYTGPGLAIHCMQVHKETIDAVPNAIPGRTDIELEIYGMEGIPEKDMEERRRLLEQKTQESQKKKQQDDSDEYEDDESAASTSFQPQQVQPQQGYIPPMAQPGLPPVPGAPGMPPGIPPLMAGVPPMMPGMPPVMPGMPPGLHQQRKYMQSFCGGNMMMPMGGMMPPGPGIPPLMPGMPPGRSGLSNSYYGMPPPVGPRPGMPPMTQAQPVTAPGILNRPPAPAATAPTPQPPVTKPLFPSAGQAAAAVPGPVGTDFKPLNSTPATTTEPPKPTFPAYTQSTASTTSTTNSTAAKPATSITSKPATLTTTSATSKLIHPDEDISLEERRAQLPKYQRNLPRPGQAALGNPPVGPIGGMMPPQPGIPPQQQGMRPPMPPHGQYGAHHQGMPGYLPGAMPPYGQGPPMVPPYQSGPPRPPMGMRPPVMSQGGRY, from the exons ATGGGCCGtaagaagaagaagcagctgaagcCCTGGTGCTG GTACTGTAATAGGGATTTTGATGATGAGAAAATCCTAATACAGCATCAAAAAGCAAAGCACTTTAAATGCCATATATGTCATAAGAAACTCTATACAGGACCTGGTTTAGCTATACATTGCATGCAG gtacATAAAGAAACAATAGATGCTGTTCCAAATGCTATTCCTGGAAGAACAGACATTGAACTGGAAATCTATGGAATGGAAGGCATTCCAGAAAAAGACATGGAGGAACGGAGGAGGTTACTTGAACAAAAAACTCAGG AGagccagaaaaagaaacaacaggaTGATTCTGATGAGTATGAAGATGATGAATCTGCAGCTTCAACTTCATTTCAACCCCAGCAAGTTCAGCCACAGCAGGGGTACATTCCCCCAATGGCACAGCCAGGTTTACCTCCTGTGCCAGGTGCACCAGGGATGCCTCCAG gtatACCCCCATTAATGGCAGGTGTTCCACCTATGATGCCTGGAATGCCTCCAGTTATGCCTGGAATGCCACCTGG ATTACATCAACAGAGAAAATACATGCAGTCATTTTGTGGTGGAAACAT GATGATGCCAATGGGTGGAATGATGCCTCCTGGGCCAGGAATCCCACCTCTTATGCCTGGTATGCCACCAGGTAGGTCAGGGTTGTCGAACTCGTACTATG GGATGCCCCCTCCTGTTGGGCCTCGGCCTGGCATGCCTCCAATGACACAAGCACAGCCTGTTACAGCCCCGGGCATTCTGAACCggcctccagctcctgctgcaacAGCACCGACCCCACAACCTCCAGTTACTAAACCACTCTTCCCAAGTGCGGGGCAG gctgcagcagctgtgccagggccagtTGGTACTGATTTCAAACCTTTGAATTCTACACCCGCGACAACAACGGAACCCCCCAAACCAACATTCCCGGCTTACACACAGTCTACAGCCTCAACCACTAGCACGACAAACAGCACTGCAGCTAAACCAGCTACATCTATCACAAGTAAGCCTGCTACCCTCACAACAACCAGTGCAACCAGTAAGTTGATCCATCCAGATGAGGATATATCACTG GAAGAGAGAAGGGCACAGTTGCCTAAATACCAGCGCAATCTTCCTCGACCAGGCCAGGCTGCCCTGGGTAATCCACCGGTTGGACCAATTGGAGGTATGATGCCaccacagccaggaattcctccACAACAACAAGGAATGAGACCTCCCATGCCACCTCATG GTCAGTATGGTGCTCATCACCAGGGCATGCCAGGATATCTTCCTGGAGCAATGCCTCCATACGGTCAGGGACCTCCGATGGTGCCCCCGTACCAGAGTGGACCTCCTCGTCCTCCGATGGGAATGAGACCGCCCGTAATGTCGCAAGGTGGCCGCTACTGA
- the ZNF207 gene encoding BUB3-interacting and GLEBS motif-containing protein ZNF207 isoform X1 has translation MGRKKKKQLKPWCWYCNRDFDDEKILIQHQKAKHFKCHICHKKLYTGPGLAIHCMQVHKETIDAVPNAIPGRTDIELEIYGMEGIPEKDMEERRRLLEQKTQESQKKKQQDDSDEYEDDESAASTSFQPQQVQPQQGYIPPMAQPGLPPVPGAPGMPPGIPPLMAGVPPMMPGMPPVMPGMPPGLHQQRKYMQSFCGGNMMMPMGGMMPPGPGIPPLMPGMPPGRSGLSNSYYGMPPPVGPRPGMPPMTQAQPVTAPGILNRPPAPAATAPTPQPPVTKPLFPSAGQMGTPVTSSSAASSNSESLSASSNALFPSTAQAAAAVPGPVGTDFKPLNSTPATTTEPPKPTFPAYTQSTASTTSTTNSTAAKPATSITSKPATLTTTSATSKLIHPDEDISLEERRAQLPKYQRNLPRPGQAALGNPPVGPIGGMMPPQPGIPPQQQGMRPPMPPHGQYGAHHQGMPGYLPGAMPPYGQGPPMVPPYQSGPPRPPMGMRPPVMSQGGRY, from the exons ATGGGCCGtaagaagaagaagcagctgaagcCCTGGTGCTG GTACTGTAATAGGGATTTTGATGATGAGAAAATCCTAATACAGCATCAAAAAGCAAAGCACTTTAAATGCCATATATGTCATAAGAAACTCTATACAGGACCTGGTTTAGCTATACATTGCATGCAG gtacATAAAGAAACAATAGATGCTGTTCCAAATGCTATTCCTGGAAGAACAGACATTGAACTGGAAATCTATGGAATGGAAGGCATTCCAGAAAAAGACATGGAGGAACGGAGGAGGTTACTTGAACAAAAAACTCAGG AGagccagaaaaagaaacaacaggaTGATTCTGATGAGTATGAAGATGATGAATCTGCAGCTTCAACTTCATTTCAACCCCAGCAAGTTCAGCCACAGCAGGGGTACATTCCCCCAATGGCACAGCCAGGTTTACCTCCTGTGCCAGGTGCACCAGGGATGCCTCCAG gtatACCCCCATTAATGGCAGGTGTTCCACCTATGATGCCTGGAATGCCTCCAGTTATGCCTGGAATGCCACCTGG ATTACATCAACAGAGAAAATACATGCAGTCATTTTGTGGTGGAAACAT GATGATGCCAATGGGTGGAATGATGCCTCCTGGGCCAGGAATCCCACCTCTTATGCCTGGTATGCCACCAGGTAGGTCAGGGTTGTCGAACTCGTACTATG GGATGCCCCCTCCTGTTGGGCCTCGGCCTGGCATGCCTCCAATGACACAAGCACAGCCTGTTACAGCCCCGGGCATTCTGAACCggcctccagctcctgctgcaacAGCACCGACCCCACAACCTCCAGTTACTAAACCACTCTTCCCAAGTGCGGGGCAG ATGGGGACACCTGTCACAAGCTCAAGTGCAGCTTCCTCcaattcagaaagtctctcagCATCTTCTAACGCTCTGTTTCCTAGCACAGCACAA gctgcagcagctgtgccagggccagtTGGTACTGATTTCAAACCTTTGAATTCTACACCCGCGACAACAACGGAACCCCCCAAACCAACATTCCCGGCTTACACACAGTCTACAGCCTCAACCACTAGCACGACAAACAGCACTGCAGCTAAACCAGCTACATCTATCACAAGTAAGCCTGCTACCCTCACAACAACCAGTGCAACCAGTAAGTTGATCCATCCAGATGAGGATATATCACTG GAAGAGAGAAGGGCACAGTTGCCTAAATACCAGCGCAATCTTCCTCGACCAGGCCAGGCTGCCCTGGGTAATCCACCGGTTGGACCAATTGGAGGTATGATGCCaccacagccaggaattcctccACAACAACAAGGAATGAGACCTCCCATGCCACCTCATG GTCAGTATGGTGCTCATCACCAGGGCATGCCAGGATATCTTCCTGGAGCAATGCCTCCATACGGTCAGGGACCTCCGATGGTGCCCCCGTACCAGAGTGGACCTCCTCGTCCTCCGATGGGAATGAGACCGCCCGTAATGTCGCAAGGTGGCCGCTACTGA
- the ZNF207 gene encoding BUB3-interacting and GLEBS motif-containing protein ZNF207 isoform X2 yields MGRKKKKQLKPWCWYCNRDFDDEKILIQHQKAKHFKCHICHKKLYTGPGLAIHCMQVHKETIDAVPNAIPGRTDIELEIYGMEGIPEKDMEERRRLLEQKTQESQKKKQQDDSDEYEDDESAASTSFQPQQVQPQQGYIPPMAQPGLPPVPGAPGMPPGIPPLMAGVPPMMPGMPPVMPGMPPGLHQQRKYMQSFCGGNMMMPMGGMMPPGPGIPPLMPGMPPGMPPPVGPRPGMPPMTQAQPVTAPGILNRPPAPAATAPTPQPPVTKPLFPSAGQMGTPVTSSSAASSNSESLSASSNALFPSTAQAAAAVPGPVGTDFKPLNSTPATTTEPPKPTFPAYTQSTASTTSTTNSTAAKPATSITSKPATLTTTSATSKLIHPDEDISLEERRAQLPKYQRNLPRPGQAALGNPPVGPIGGMMPPQPGIPPQQQGMRPPMPPHGQYGAHHQGMPGYLPGAMPPYGQGPPMVPPYQSGPPRPPMGMRPPVMSQGGRY; encoded by the exons ATGGGCCGtaagaagaagaagcagctgaagcCCTGGTGCTG GTACTGTAATAGGGATTTTGATGATGAGAAAATCCTAATACAGCATCAAAAAGCAAAGCACTTTAAATGCCATATATGTCATAAGAAACTCTATACAGGACCTGGTTTAGCTATACATTGCATGCAG gtacATAAAGAAACAATAGATGCTGTTCCAAATGCTATTCCTGGAAGAACAGACATTGAACTGGAAATCTATGGAATGGAAGGCATTCCAGAAAAAGACATGGAGGAACGGAGGAGGTTACTTGAACAAAAAACTCAGG AGagccagaaaaagaaacaacaggaTGATTCTGATGAGTATGAAGATGATGAATCTGCAGCTTCAACTTCATTTCAACCCCAGCAAGTTCAGCCACAGCAGGGGTACATTCCCCCAATGGCACAGCCAGGTTTACCTCCTGTGCCAGGTGCACCAGGGATGCCTCCAG gtatACCCCCATTAATGGCAGGTGTTCCACCTATGATGCCTGGAATGCCTCCAGTTATGCCTGGAATGCCACCTGG ATTACATCAACAGAGAAAATACATGCAGTCATTTTGTGGTGGAAACAT GATGATGCCAATGGGTGGAATGATGCCTCCTGGGCCAGGAATCCCACCTCTTATGCCTGGTATGCCACCAG GGATGCCCCCTCCTGTTGGGCCTCGGCCTGGCATGCCTCCAATGACACAAGCACAGCCTGTTACAGCCCCGGGCATTCTGAACCggcctccagctcctgctgcaacAGCACCGACCCCACAACCTCCAGTTACTAAACCACTCTTCCCAAGTGCGGGGCAG ATGGGGACACCTGTCACAAGCTCAAGTGCAGCTTCCTCcaattcagaaagtctctcagCATCTTCTAACGCTCTGTTTCCTAGCACAGCACAA gctgcagcagctgtgccagggccagtTGGTACTGATTTCAAACCTTTGAATTCTACACCCGCGACAACAACGGAACCCCCCAAACCAACATTCCCGGCTTACACACAGTCTACAGCCTCAACCACTAGCACGACAAACAGCACTGCAGCTAAACCAGCTACATCTATCACAAGTAAGCCTGCTACCCTCACAACAACCAGTGCAACCAGTAAGTTGATCCATCCAGATGAGGATATATCACTG GAAGAGAGAAGGGCACAGTTGCCTAAATACCAGCGCAATCTTCCTCGACCAGGCCAGGCTGCCCTGGGTAATCCACCGGTTGGACCAATTGGAGGTATGATGCCaccacagccaggaattcctccACAACAACAAGGAATGAGACCTCCCATGCCACCTCATG GTCAGTATGGTGCTCATCACCAGGGCATGCCAGGATATCTTCCTGGAGCAATGCCTCCATACGGTCAGGGACCTCCGATGGTGCCCCCGTACCAGAGTGGACCTCCTCGTCCTCCGATGGGAATGAGACCGCCCGTAATGTCGCAAGGTGGCCGCTACTGA
- the ZNF207 gene encoding BUB3-interacting and GLEBS motif-containing protein ZNF207 isoform X6, with translation MGRKKKKQLKPWCWYCNRDFDDEKILIQHQKAKHFKCHICHKKLYTGPGLAIHCMQVHKETIDAVPNAIPGRTDIELEIYGMEGIPEKDMEERRRLLEQKTQESQKKKQQDDSDEYEDDESAASTSFQPQQVQPQQGYIPPMAQPGLPPVPGAPGMPPGIPPLMAGVPPMMPGMPPVMPGMPPGLHQQRKYMQSFCGGNMMMPMGGMMPPGPGIPPLMPGMPPGMPPPVGPRPGMPPMTQAQPVTAPGILNRPPAPAATAPTPQPPVTKPLFPSAGQAAAAVPGPVGTDFKPLNSTPATTTEPPKPTFPAYTQSTASTTSTTNSTAAKPATSITSKPATLTTTSATSKLIHPDEDISLEERRAQLPKYQRNLPRPGQAALGNPPVGPIGGMMPPQPGIPPQQQGMRPPMPPHGQYGAHHQGMPGYLPGAMPPYGQGPPMVPPYQSGPPRPPMGMRPPVMSQGGRY, from the exons ATGGGCCGtaagaagaagaagcagctgaagcCCTGGTGCTG GTACTGTAATAGGGATTTTGATGATGAGAAAATCCTAATACAGCATCAAAAAGCAAAGCACTTTAAATGCCATATATGTCATAAGAAACTCTATACAGGACCTGGTTTAGCTATACATTGCATGCAG gtacATAAAGAAACAATAGATGCTGTTCCAAATGCTATTCCTGGAAGAACAGACATTGAACTGGAAATCTATGGAATGGAAGGCATTCCAGAAAAAGACATGGAGGAACGGAGGAGGTTACTTGAACAAAAAACTCAGG AGagccagaaaaagaaacaacaggaTGATTCTGATGAGTATGAAGATGATGAATCTGCAGCTTCAACTTCATTTCAACCCCAGCAAGTTCAGCCACAGCAGGGGTACATTCCCCCAATGGCACAGCCAGGTTTACCTCCTGTGCCAGGTGCACCAGGGATGCCTCCAG gtatACCCCCATTAATGGCAGGTGTTCCACCTATGATGCCTGGAATGCCTCCAGTTATGCCTGGAATGCCACCTGG ATTACATCAACAGAGAAAATACATGCAGTCATTTTGTGGTGGAAACAT GATGATGCCAATGGGTGGAATGATGCCTCCTGGGCCAGGAATCCCACCTCTTATGCCTGGTATGCCACCAG GGATGCCCCCTCCTGTTGGGCCTCGGCCTGGCATGCCTCCAATGACACAAGCACAGCCTGTTACAGCCCCGGGCATTCTGAACCggcctccagctcctgctgcaacAGCACCGACCCCACAACCTCCAGTTACTAAACCACTCTTCCCAAGTGCGGGGCAG gctgcagcagctgtgccagggccagtTGGTACTGATTTCAAACCTTTGAATTCTACACCCGCGACAACAACGGAACCCCCCAAACCAACATTCCCGGCTTACACACAGTCTACAGCCTCAACCACTAGCACGACAAACAGCACTGCAGCTAAACCAGCTACATCTATCACAAGTAAGCCTGCTACCCTCACAACAACCAGTGCAACCAGTAAGTTGATCCATCCAGATGAGGATATATCACTG GAAGAGAGAAGGGCACAGTTGCCTAAATACCAGCGCAATCTTCCTCGACCAGGCCAGGCTGCCCTGGGTAATCCACCGGTTGGACCAATTGGAGGTATGATGCCaccacagccaggaattcctccACAACAACAAGGAATGAGACCTCCCATGCCACCTCATG GTCAGTATGGTGCTCATCACCAGGGCATGCCAGGATATCTTCCTGGAGCAATGCCTCCATACGGTCAGGGACCTCCGATGGTGCCCCCGTACCAGAGTGGACCTCCTCGTCCTCCGATGGGAATGAGACCGCCCGTAATGTCGCAAGGTGGCCGCTACTGA
- the ZNF207 gene encoding BUB3-interacting and GLEBS motif-containing protein ZNF207 isoform X3, producing the protein MGRKKKKQLKPWCWYCNRDFDDEKILIQHQKAKHFKCHICHKKLYTGPGLAIHCMQVHKETIDAVPNAIPGRTDIELEIYGMEGIPEKDMEERRRLLEQKTQESQKKKQQDDSDEYEDDESAASTSFQPQQVQPQQGYIPPMAQPGLPPVPGAPGMPPGIPPLMAGVPPMMPGMPPVMPGMPPGMMPMGGMMPPGPGIPPLMPGMPPGRSGLSNSYYGMPPPVGPRPGMPPMTQAQPVTAPGILNRPPAPAATAPTPQPPVTKPLFPSAGQMGTPVTSSSAASSNSESLSASSNALFPSTAQAAAAVPGPVGTDFKPLNSTPATTTEPPKPTFPAYTQSTASTTSTTNSTAAKPATSITSKPATLTTTSATSKLIHPDEDISLEERRAQLPKYQRNLPRPGQAALGNPPVGPIGGMMPPQPGIPPQQQGMRPPMPPHGQYGAHHQGMPGYLPGAMPPYGQGPPMVPPYQSGPPRPPMGMRPPVMSQGGRY; encoded by the exons ATGGGCCGtaagaagaagaagcagctgaagcCCTGGTGCTG GTACTGTAATAGGGATTTTGATGATGAGAAAATCCTAATACAGCATCAAAAAGCAAAGCACTTTAAATGCCATATATGTCATAAGAAACTCTATACAGGACCTGGTTTAGCTATACATTGCATGCAG gtacATAAAGAAACAATAGATGCTGTTCCAAATGCTATTCCTGGAAGAACAGACATTGAACTGGAAATCTATGGAATGGAAGGCATTCCAGAAAAAGACATGGAGGAACGGAGGAGGTTACTTGAACAAAAAACTCAGG AGagccagaaaaagaaacaacaggaTGATTCTGATGAGTATGAAGATGATGAATCTGCAGCTTCAACTTCATTTCAACCCCAGCAAGTTCAGCCACAGCAGGGGTACATTCCCCCAATGGCACAGCCAGGTTTACCTCCTGTGCCAGGTGCACCAGGGATGCCTCCAG gtatACCCCCATTAATGGCAGGTGTTCCACCTATGATGCCTGGAATGCCTCCAGTTATGCCTGGAATGCCACCTGG GATGATGCCAATGGGTGGAATGATGCCTCCTGGGCCAGGAATCCCACCTCTTATGCCTGGTATGCCACCAGGTAGGTCAGGGTTGTCGAACTCGTACTATG GGATGCCCCCTCCTGTTGGGCCTCGGCCTGGCATGCCTCCAATGACACAAGCACAGCCTGTTACAGCCCCGGGCATTCTGAACCggcctccagctcctgctgcaacAGCACCGACCCCACAACCTCCAGTTACTAAACCACTCTTCCCAAGTGCGGGGCAG ATGGGGACACCTGTCACAAGCTCAAGTGCAGCTTCCTCcaattcagaaagtctctcagCATCTTCTAACGCTCTGTTTCCTAGCACAGCACAA gctgcagcagctgtgccagggccagtTGGTACTGATTTCAAACCTTTGAATTCTACACCCGCGACAACAACGGAACCCCCCAAACCAACATTCCCGGCTTACACACAGTCTACAGCCTCAACCACTAGCACGACAAACAGCACTGCAGCTAAACCAGCTACATCTATCACAAGTAAGCCTGCTACCCTCACAACAACCAGTGCAACCAGTAAGTTGATCCATCCAGATGAGGATATATCACTG GAAGAGAGAAGGGCACAGTTGCCTAAATACCAGCGCAATCTTCCTCGACCAGGCCAGGCTGCCCTGGGTAATCCACCGGTTGGACCAATTGGAGGTATGATGCCaccacagccaggaattcctccACAACAACAAGGAATGAGACCTCCCATGCCACCTCATG GTCAGTATGGTGCTCATCACCAGGGCATGCCAGGATATCTTCCTGGAGCAATGCCTCCATACGGTCAGGGACCTCCGATGGTGCCCCCGTACCAGAGTGGACCTCCTCGTCCTCCGATGGGAATGAGACCGCCCGTAATGTCGCAAGGTGGCCGCTACTGA
- the ZNF207 gene encoding BUB3-interacting and GLEBS motif-containing protein ZNF207 isoform X8, producing the protein MGRKKKKQLKPWCWYCNRDFDDEKILIQHQKAKHFKCHICHKKLYTGPGLAIHCMQVHKETIDAVPNAIPGRTDIELEIYGMEGIPEKDMEERRRLLEQKTQESQKKKQQDDSDEYEDDESAASTSFQPQQVQPQQGYIPPMAQPGLPPVPGAPGMPPGIPPLMAGVPPMMPGMPPVMPGMPPGMMPMGGMMPPGPGIPPLMPGMPPGMPPPVGPRPGMPPMTQAQPVTAPGILNRPPAPAATAPTPQPPVTKPLFPSAGQAAAAVPGPVGTDFKPLNSTPATTTEPPKPTFPAYTQSTASTTSTTNSTAAKPATSITSKPATLTTTSATSKLIHPDEDISLEERRAQLPKYQRNLPRPGQAALGNPPVGPIGGMMPPQPGIPPQQQGMRPPMPPHGQYGAHHQGMPGYLPGAMPPYGQGPPMVPPYQSGPPRPPMGMRPPVMSQGGRY; encoded by the exons ATGGGCCGtaagaagaagaagcagctgaagcCCTGGTGCTG GTACTGTAATAGGGATTTTGATGATGAGAAAATCCTAATACAGCATCAAAAAGCAAAGCACTTTAAATGCCATATATGTCATAAGAAACTCTATACAGGACCTGGTTTAGCTATACATTGCATGCAG gtacATAAAGAAACAATAGATGCTGTTCCAAATGCTATTCCTGGAAGAACAGACATTGAACTGGAAATCTATGGAATGGAAGGCATTCCAGAAAAAGACATGGAGGAACGGAGGAGGTTACTTGAACAAAAAACTCAGG AGagccagaaaaagaaacaacaggaTGATTCTGATGAGTATGAAGATGATGAATCTGCAGCTTCAACTTCATTTCAACCCCAGCAAGTTCAGCCACAGCAGGGGTACATTCCCCCAATGGCACAGCCAGGTTTACCTCCTGTGCCAGGTGCACCAGGGATGCCTCCAG gtatACCCCCATTAATGGCAGGTGTTCCACCTATGATGCCTGGAATGCCTCCAGTTATGCCTGGAATGCCACCTGG GATGATGCCAATGGGTGGAATGATGCCTCCTGGGCCAGGAATCCCACCTCTTATGCCTGGTATGCCACCAG GGATGCCCCCTCCTGTTGGGCCTCGGCCTGGCATGCCTCCAATGACACAAGCACAGCCTGTTACAGCCCCGGGCATTCTGAACCggcctccagctcctgctgcaacAGCACCGACCCCACAACCTCCAGTTACTAAACCACTCTTCCCAAGTGCGGGGCAG gctgcagcagctgtgccagggccagtTGGTACTGATTTCAAACCTTTGAATTCTACACCCGCGACAACAACGGAACCCCCCAAACCAACATTCCCGGCTTACACACAGTCTACAGCCTCAACCACTAGCACGACAAACAGCACTGCAGCTAAACCAGCTACATCTATCACAAGTAAGCCTGCTACCCTCACAACAACCAGTGCAACCAGTAAGTTGATCCATCCAGATGAGGATATATCACTG GAAGAGAGAAGGGCACAGTTGCCTAAATACCAGCGCAATCTTCCTCGACCAGGCCAGGCTGCCCTGGGTAATCCACCGGTTGGACCAATTGGAGGTATGATGCCaccacagccaggaattcctccACAACAACAAGGAATGAGACCTCCCATGCCACCTCATG GTCAGTATGGTGCTCATCACCAGGGCATGCCAGGATATCTTCCTGGAGCAATGCCTCCATACGGTCAGGGACCTCCGATGGTGCCCCCGTACCAGAGTGGACCTCCTCGTCCTCCGATGGGAATGAGACCGCCCGTAATGTCGCAAGGTGGCCGCTACTGA
- the ZNF207 gene encoding BUB3-interacting and GLEBS motif-containing protein ZNF207 isoform X7 encodes MGRKKKKQLKPWCWYCNRDFDDEKILIQHQKAKHFKCHICHKKLYTGPGLAIHCMQVHKETIDAVPNAIPGRTDIELEIYGMEGIPEKDMEERRRLLEQKTQESQKKKQQDDSDEYEDDESAASTSFQPQQVQPQQGYIPPMAQPGLPPVPGAPGMPPGIPPLMAGVPPMMPGMPPVMPGMPPGMMPMGGMMPPGPGIPPLMPGMPPGRSGLSNSYYGMPPPVGPRPGMPPMTQAQPVTAPGILNRPPAPAATAPTPQPPVTKPLFPSAGQAAAAVPGPVGTDFKPLNSTPATTTEPPKPTFPAYTQSTASTTSTTNSTAAKPATSITSKPATLTTTSATSKLIHPDEDISLEERRAQLPKYQRNLPRPGQAALGNPPVGPIGGMMPPQPGIPPQQQGMRPPMPPHGQYGAHHQGMPGYLPGAMPPYGQGPPMVPPYQSGPPRPPMGMRPPVMSQGGRY; translated from the exons ATGGGCCGtaagaagaagaagcagctgaagcCCTGGTGCTG GTACTGTAATAGGGATTTTGATGATGAGAAAATCCTAATACAGCATCAAAAAGCAAAGCACTTTAAATGCCATATATGTCATAAGAAACTCTATACAGGACCTGGTTTAGCTATACATTGCATGCAG gtacATAAAGAAACAATAGATGCTGTTCCAAATGCTATTCCTGGAAGAACAGACATTGAACTGGAAATCTATGGAATGGAAGGCATTCCAGAAAAAGACATGGAGGAACGGAGGAGGTTACTTGAACAAAAAACTCAGG AGagccagaaaaagaaacaacaggaTGATTCTGATGAGTATGAAGATGATGAATCTGCAGCTTCAACTTCATTTCAACCCCAGCAAGTTCAGCCACAGCAGGGGTACATTCCCCCAATGGCACAGCCAGGTTTACCTCCTGTGCCAGGTGCACCAGGGATGCCTCCAG gtatACCCCCATTAATGGCAGGTGTTCCACCTATGATGCCTGGAATGCCTCCAGTTATGCCTGGAATGCCACCTGG GATGATGCCAATGGGTGGAATGATGCCTCCTGGGCCAGGAATCCCACCTCTTATGCCTGGTATGCCACCAGGTAGGTCAGGGTTGTCGAACTCGTACTATG GGATGCCCCCTCCTGTTGGGCCTCGGCCTGGCATGCCTCCAATGACACAAGCACAGCCTGTTACAGCCCCGGGCATTCTGAACCggcctccagctcctgctgcaacAGCACCGACCCCACAACCTCCAGTTACTAAACCACTCTTCCCAAGTGCGGGGCAG gctgcagcagctgtgccagggccagtTGGTACTGATTTCAAACCTTTGAATTCTACACCCGCGACAACAACGGAACCCCCCAAACCAACATTCCCGGCTTACACACAGTCTACAGCCTCAACCACTAGCACGACAAACAGCACTGCAGCTAAACCAGCTACATCTATCACAAGTAAGCCTGCTACCCTCACAACAACCAGTGCAACCAGTAAGTTGATCCATCCAGATGAGGATATATCACTG GAAGAGAGAAGGGCACAGTTGCCTAAATACCAGCGCAATCTTCCTCGACCAGGCCAGGCTGCCCTGGGTAATCCACCGGTTGGACCAATTGGAGGTATGATGCCaccacagccaggaattcctccACAACAACAAGGAATGAGACCTCCCATGCCACCTCATG GTCAGTATGGTGCTCATCACCAGGGCATGCCAGGATATCTTCCTGGAGCAATGCCTCCATACGGTCAGGGACCTCCGATGGTGCCCCCGTACCAGAGTGGACCTCCTCGTCCTCCGATGGGAATGAGACCGCCCGTAATGTCGCAAGGTGGCCGCTACTGA